One Vicia villosa cultivar HV-30 ecotype Madison, WI linkage group LG5, Vvil1.0, whole genome shotgun sequence genomic window, tgccactttcgacacgttctccggtcagtatcaggtcagtgaaacctgatgatgagcttcccagcaaatggctatagaaagggccagttaaagtgcccatgaacatgtcgactagttcgcgatcagataagggtggttgaacccttccagccatatctctccacttttgtgcatatcctttgaaactttcttttggtcccatagacatgccccttagttgagtacgggttggcgcaagatcagcattgtattggtactgtttgtaaaaggcagcagctaattcttcccaagtatgaaccttagtattttccagctggtagtaccactcgagttgtgtacccgacagactttcttggaaaaagtgaatccacaatttgttatctgttgtatgaggttgtatcttcctcacataggatctcagatgtagtttcgggcaagaaactccatcatattttgcaaagacaggaactttgaattttggagggataaccacatccgagatgagccccagatcattgaaatctaagccaggtactttttgtatctccatagctttcatacggtcttccagctttgggcatttgtcatcatccggttcgtccccagaatgatcatcttcttcatttgaagagagagagggtttagcagaaccctggttgctttgattgtcttcttgttcaccatcaccgactgtttcagggatcggtggctttttgaactttttgactgggattttgatcttccttttcaggtgactcacgcctacagatcctttgggcttctttttcttcttgattatcagggctttcagttcttgttgccacttgaacttgggcattctgtgcttcgagattcttgatgcttgtctcggattccatctcttctgactgaaataaatagcgaggagatgagaaatctgtcatgagaacctgttatgcaatgtgtatgactggatgcaatgtatatgtatgaaatgtatatgcaatgtatatgaatgcaatgtatgcaatgcatgaaatgaaatgtgcgtgcaatgtttcaaggatcttagagtttagatttgttaaagaagaaacaaacgttagttaatcaatttattctttttttctttgcctcatttgagcttacaagacagaaataaaataaatgatccttcaggtctcccttggacgctttctctttgcccccaggaatgtgttgatctgccgttcttcttgaagctgtccggtgagctccaatatccttctctcatagtcctgacagtgtgctttgaaggtgtctctttcctctttgagttgaacccaagatttttgcaactcttctaggtcagttggcatatccgggtgcagaataacttgaggttcgtatccttcgacctctggttcaatagtcacaggtagaatagcgggatatggcataatgattttctgagcatgagtgcggacccatctgaggtaaggttccatagggatagaattccattgccccaaagttttgctttctattctatagacactgtcccatgcatgtatgaaccttcgtcggtgtctatgagaatcattctcgtaatcaaacacaatgccacggataatcatgtcatgaggatcgttgctccttgcatatccgaattggcgtagagctaaagagggattgtaagtgatgcctcctttgatgccgaGGAGTgtcacattagggtactctccacaatgatcaatgatagtaatgtctctttgaaagaagttgttccaccggatatctgaatgagacaaagacataatcctgcgagaccattgcattctttgttcatttctcaacactgatcggggaagatgaaatgtaaaccacctagccagtagcggtatacagcacatgagagttcctcgtttcttcatggtacgagtgtgtagagaatgtagaatgtctcccagcaatgttggtaccgggttacggattaggaaaaggttgatgatgtgtacacttatgaactggtcgggattagggaataaaaccaacccatagatcaaaagtgccataacttcctcaaaagctggataacttttgttttctagcagtagtcgagctttttccaataagaacttggcaagcaaacccttaactccactctttgtttcccaattggactcgatttctgattttcgcagatgtaaagcagcagcaatgacttcaggttttggaatcttttctaaaccagtgaaaggtaattgattttgaacaggcaatcccattagttcagagaattcttccaaagtaggtaccaactggtaatcaggaaaggtaaagcaatgatgttcagggtcaaagaactggaacaggacccgtatcatgtcttcttcaaattttgaggtaaccaaatggagcagGTGGccatgcttttcggtgaattgaacattcctggggaattctgacactaagtcttttagttcagatggtaccgttgagatgttgattcggatgtaatctcgagtgccgggagccattacctgcaaaaacaaaggtaaactctttgatccttgaagtgttttgtgagaaaatgatatgcttatgatgcaaacatgtggcacacaaaaacaaatcaaacaatagccttaggtttaaaggcttgcatggagctgataggtgataccctccccactgaagttgagttggttaaaacctgtcctagaatagtattcgagttctatgatccttggaagtaacatctcaatacggcgctcgagcggccgatcaaaatattcctcgaggataactaacttcgatcaatttcaaagctagccacttaataggccataagtcaagttcaactaaaaaggttctaagacaaattagtgtttaatgacattttggaagcctaatatactccttgatcgttttcaagggacatcagtataaagcaaagtatcgcactaacgatgactaccagatcaaccgtatcggtacatgccgtacagtttccttggtctattgtcatatacttaaggtaactcgagattcgggttagaatctttcacacaagcaaaatacccaaacaaacctttgaaaaatagagcaatcaagtcaaacaattgaaaacatcgaagtaatttattctcttaaggtaaccccttttgaaaacattttgtttttgaaagtatctccccagcagagtcgccagttctgtggacctccgtttttttcgggccatacctctgagcgtgagagatacgtgaactgactcttttttatcgcttatgctttcgcattttttttgaaaattcacagagtcgccaccgaccttttattttatccaattaaggaaaggtttataaaagaaacataaaaagacctttaagaaattctgcgtaagggggtaggttatacaaagggaaggtgttagcaccctttgtatccatggttatccatgggctcttaagtttgcttagctcacttgtttttcgattacttttcaattgctttagaatgctcatatgtggtttcaaatacctttgtaaattgaattttgtaatgatccttgtgcggatgtatacaaaaatgtttgtttatctttcgaaagatgttttgaaaagaacgttaactttgtaatgatccgtgtttggatgtatacaaagtattgtctttttggaaacaacagtgtatgagaattttgtttgttttgatttgagcaagcaaactaggaggtctaccctgagttgtaaggtctttatccttatttcctttaaaaatctatcctttcaccggatacaaacaaaaggttcgattttgtactcgaaacagtagaattttgactttgattttgaaaagaatgagaagggattaccttaaaaggtgcaagtgtgatttgtgtttgaattcagatattttatctttgaagttagtgatctaacggttcaattttatctttgacatacacgcagtttatatttgctggaaattaaaatgcggaaatgtaaagtgcggaaagtaaatctacgctattacatcgattgtgcaggaaatgtaaactagcctatttacatgaatttgacatcctatacatttatctaggaattttaaattgcaggaaaaataaaaggcatatttttggattttttatgattgattttaattagaattaatgcatgattaattaaattaaaatgaagaaaaaaagatgaaaatatatttaaacctagaaattaagtttaaaatatgtacaaaatatttgtcaattaattttaaaacaaaactaatttttttggaatttttgaaattgatttgaaattgattaagctaattaatacataattatacaaataattataaaaataattaaaactcaaagagaaaattattcaaaatatgtacaaaattagtttataatatataaacaatattttatataaagaataattttttttatgatttttgattggttagaataattaaaagagaaaacatataaatatatactaattaattatgcaaaatattgaaattttgaagaaaaataaattatttttatttcagaaaataatatattattttagaagtctaaaaatattttttgtgtattttttggatttttaaaactatttttaattaattttgcaaagaaattaaaataaaatagaaaataaaaggatactgatcagatgtggaaattcatgagggaacatggtaaggatgagtgttctggaacgttggatgagctggcaagtggatcagaaggtgattaaAGTGGGGGACCATCGCACGTggtacacctgcaaaacactgaatccaatatcagtttaaaaaacacgcgcgcgccctccagccaatcagaggacgccacgcatcatcttcttcctcaggatgggtcttttacacctttcaattgcaggtggtgtaaaaactccaaccttttacacctgttgaaaataacgaatgcaagcaaacattaatataaatttggcgcgatgccatggttcaattcgtcttgttcatgcgagtttGAAGGTACTActtagagttcataattttgcatggatcgtaaaaccccaaatttaaaggttcgaaccctaaaatggtgatccttcgtataggcgtccaaacttcaattaagtttccagaaacgattaggacctcaaaccaaacacaaatatatgtctacatcttgctaaacatgcatggattatgagatataagttagttttagtttgaacaaaccgtggcctaggtagctcgatttatgaggtttcaggacttggaaatgattgagatatgttcagtaatgcttgaggaaggtgtttaagtgtttagtttatattgaaaatgtattaaactaaaaattcgaatttgaaatttctttgaaaagtttaagtggttacaagcatggtacaagcataagaatggctctgatttctgtctctctgattgtgaagtgttatagcctttatatagactatgttgtgcttagaattgaagccaagaagcatctagttgcctttgtggaattcttgatttttttatattaaaaacctttgaattattgaccaagtcttcttctcttcaatgctcttgccttgctcttcaattctctgtaaaaaatcagagattccttgggtgagtcatgcttggattgtaagctacccattatccttccatttttccttttaatttaatcttaaaataagataaaattaagccaaaaatggataaaaatggtatgggcttagtcttggtcgtgggaggcccattatattatggaaatgatgtttgaaccatgaaaacttggcccatttggaaaaaatacatttttgagcaatgttgatttcatgtattttcccaaaatttagccaacttcaaaaaggtgtaaatcccttaatttttgtcatatgaaggagttcttgcactttttggaaacctcaaagagtcctctaaccaatgtctttggtctcatgtcaaaatgatttttgatgctccttgtgtgtccttttgaaaaaagtgtctttttgttgactttgaaaatgacctgtaatgtctttggtcatatttttcaaatggtgaatgcaatgaccatgggatcaattgcatttgaaagataattgaatttccttcaaaatgatctttggtttgaattttttggatgaaggatgagagagttatgaccagtcaaagttgagttgacttttcaggcaaaaaccctaattttgaatcttagggttttgttgatttttgatctttccttgatgaattatgatcatccaatgatcaaatgatgaatcctttgacaaaatatggactttgacaaaaaaattcatttttgactgtctgttgacttttttggtcaaacgggtcgtctgttgactgtttgagctgctgacggtgcgtctgagtgaattgaagtttgaaaatttgtatgatggtactttgagatatatggatgtgcatgaaatccatttgaggtctcaaaagcttgtttctcctgtaaaaacaagaaaaccctagtcagggactgtttgtgtaggagacagttaagcgtacctgatttttgtgcagtgttgagtctctgctaatcgcgtgatattcataagacttctagaacaaaaatcttggaattttgaattgtgaaagattgatttgattgatggtacaaaacactgagaattgtattgccagcagtttggctgtcaattgacagtacagtctgagtttcctgattctgcgcctgcaaaaagatttaactctgtaccaattgtgtcagtactatttatctgtaaataaataaatagcatgtgtgaagtaataaacagtatttggcgtttgcgtaagaataaattcaactgcaagccaaattactgtataagaaaaattctaaaaactaagtatttcatatgtcaggatatttgttgaaataaaaatccatgattatatgagactcttaatttccagattggagttttcttgaaaaaagatgcgggcaaattttggggtataacaatgagTTATAACAGTTGCATCAGTATTCTCATATGTAGATTTCAAAAATTCTAAACAGCCTCTAATGCAGGAGAAAGAAACGATATTTGTAATCAGAGGTACGAGATTTTGGAAATCCTTTCTTATCACGATCATGAGCTCTATGGAGAAGAAAGCGTATATTCTGCACCATGAAAGATATTCAAGCGCTAGACCAATAAAGAACAGACAAAAGCTAATTCCACTGTCATTTCAATGCTTTGAGACATACAATCGGAGAGGATAGCCACTGATAAATGGAGTAGGTGAATCCTCCTGAATTAACTATCAGCCAGTTCCATGAGAGGAGCTTAGTTTCTTCGACAATCGATGAGAAAGAGATATCTTTGTTTTGAAAGATCTTCATGTTTCTAGGTTTCCAAATGCTCCATATGCATTCGAACCAAATTATGGGTTCCACCGATCCACATCCTCCTTCACAAAATGAATTGTCCAAACTTAATATCCCTCTCTTACATAGATTTTCTTTTAACAGGATTCGATTCTAGATGATTTTCCAAATAAACACCGCCATTTTAACGTAAATTTAGTTCAAAATAAAGTTTGGATCCTATGCAAAGTGTTACAAATCAGTTTTTATATGTCTAGATCCACTAATTTGGTAGTTAAGAACTCCTAAAATCATGCAGGAGCCAAGAAAATCACCTAGTATTCGTGCAAACACTACTTGGATGTGGCCTTCCAGGGACATCATGATGAGCGTCATGGCTCATGATGGGCTGCCGGTCATGACTTCCAATTATGAGTCTTGCCTTTTATGGTTTTGTGACGGGCCCCCCGACAGGTGGTCATAACGGGCGTCATCTTAGTTGACGGGTCGCTCTTTATTAGGGGTGTACATAGGTTGGATTGGATCGGGTTTGGCCTAACTTGTTACCCAATCCGTTCAAACTTCAATAGGTTGGGTTCATCGTCCAACCCGCTAATTCAAGGTCAAAACCGACCCGTTCATTTATGGGTTGGGTTCACAGATTGTGTTTCAactagaaaataattttttaataatttttttcaattataaaaaactTAAAACATAATTCAATATAATTACATTCATTTCTAACACTCAAATGGGATGAAACACATCATATAATGTCTAATAAAATTCATCCACGAGACATAACATTGGATGACGATAAATAATTCTACAAGACACGTTTTTCTATAAAATAGTaagttggaaatgatacaaaagaaaataagaaacaataCTTAGACTTAGAATTCCGTAAACTCGTTGGTCTAATAGTAGTATCGGTGatgaatgaatttttttttggcAAAATTAGGGTTAGTAAGatattaattttatgtttttatttaaaataattataaaaatataataaatcacTAATGTCACATCAACAGGTTGGGTTAAAATTATACAATTTGTTACAGGTTGGGGGGTATACCCGTGAATGAACGGGTTTGGGTAATTTATGGGTTGGGTTGGTTTGGGTTAACGGGTTGTCCCGTACCCATGAACACTTGTACCCATCATGATAGTTGGAGATTGTATTTCTCGCTTGTTTTCCTCCTATTTTGTCCGCAGTTGATTTCAGATACTTAGGGCATGTAATGGCCAAGACTTCGTGCATGATGCTAAGTGTGAAGCGAGTTTCCAAGATCTTAAGAAGAGATTGACGTCAGCGCCAGTCTTAATTTTGCCATGTCCAAGTGAATcatttgtggtgtattgtgacaCATCTAAGTTGGGTTTAGGTAGTGTGCTTATGCAGAAAGGCCAAGTTATAACATATGCTTCTAGACAACTTAAGAATCATGAAATGAATTATCCTATCCATGATTTGGAATGAGCGGTAGTGGTTTTATGCGCTTAGGATTTGAAGGCATTATCTATATGGATTAATAGTCAAAGTTTTCAGCGATCATAAAAGGTTAAAGTATCTATttgatcaaaataaattaaacatgagacagagaaggtgacttgaatttttaaaagattatgattttgaattgaGCTATCATCCAAGTAAAGCTAATGTAATTgcagatgctttgagtaggaagtagTTGCATATATCTGCTTTAATAGTTAAAGAAATAGATTTGATTAAGCACTTTAGAGATATAAGTTTGGTGTGTGAGCTAACACTGAAAAGTGTGAATTTGGGTATGTTAAAGGTAACTAACACTACTATAAAAACACATTTTACCTCGGACGCAAAATGCATTTAACCTCGGCTGAAGAAGCGAGGTAACAAAGGGCATCATGAaaagtatcaactttacccctcGATTTTTAAAAACCGAGGTGAAAATGCTTATGAACATGTGTTCAAACCCCACTTTCAacacttttaatattttcaaaactaacgCATCAAACTTATGGGCTTATCAATAACACATAGGGGTAagattgatattttttaaattcattacAAATTACAGaatatttataagttaattgttaacccataatattacattgtttacatagaatatttctgtaaatatatataacaaattttgaaTCTGGTTCATCGTCAATTGTCATGACTGTTGGTGAAGATCAGATGTTAGATAATCGTTTCATTGAAATGTCGAGGAAGATAAAAATGTTggatgctatatatatatatttcagatTGCTTTTGCATTAATTTGTTTCTAATGTAAAATAAGAAAAGAGTTAGTTAAATgaatgaatatatgattattgatgaacACCGTAAAAAATTGATTATTGAATAACACAAACCTTAAATACAATTTATTTTCAGCTATTGCAATCCTTCATAGAGAATTTTACTGAGTTTTTTACACTTCAAAGTTTTTATGTTATATGTTTCATTAACAATTATTGATATTTCGAATGCTTTTATAATAGATGTCTGTTAAGTTTCACGGGGATCACTAATGATtgtgtcttgagcgttgatactcaTGAAATAGAGgacaattaattgggaaaatcccaaattaatttcCCATTTAAGTTGgaaaaatcccaaattaattgaTAATATCCAAATtaatttcccaattaattggaaaaatccaTAAGATAACAAatattccgtaggtacatctaccgAACACTCTATTTTAAAaccctttcgtagatgcatctatagaacttgagattttcccaattaattgggaaaatcccaagtttccctttcgtagatgcatctatagaacttgagattttcccaattaattgggaaaatcccaagtttcactatgtttttaacgcttccgtagatgcatctacggaaggagaCAATTTTTTTGCAAAATAAGGGGAAAAAAAAGTTGGGtcaaattggaaaaaaaaagcTCAAGAGATCCactcaatattttaaaaattagattGAATCGGTCGAAtcagaaatagaaaaaaaatcgtTGGTTTGATTCTATATTCGAATTGGGTAAGCTATTGAATCAGTTGGAACAGATGAAATCCGAGAATCGGATTNNNNNNNNNNNNNNNNNNNNNNNNNNNNNNNNNNNNNNNNNNNNNNNNNNNNNNNNNNNNNNNNNNNNNNNNNNNNNNNNNNNNNNNNNNNNNNNNNNNNTAATTGCtaacttttatttaaatttgtacCATTTTATTATGTGCGATGATTATGTTTGGAATTTTAATTTAAAGAAtgaatatattaaattataatattttaaagtttagaATATTTGTaggtgttttaatttttttacagaCCGAATTATTCGATTAGACTAATTTAATAACTATACATTTTATTTATAAAGATTAATTTATTCAACTAAATTATATAGTTTAATTCAATTTAGTCATTctatttgattaataattttgtGGTTCGACCACTGAACCAGTAACTCAATATTATTACCAGAAGACCGATTCAGTTTTTAAAATACTAGTTTTAATAATATAGAAGCTAGTTTTTTTTAACTCTAGATATAAAAGAATTAGAAGCTAGTTTTTTTTAACTCTAGATATAAAAGAATTCAATAActgtattaatattaataaagcaAATAACTTGTCACTAGCCACTGCATGCTaagaaagttaaaaaaaatcaaaagtgctGCTGCTAGATAACTACTACtagaaaaaatcaaaagatgaaaagaaaatattattcTTGGTGAAAAATAGTGCATTCTTCAAGTTTCCATATTAAGAGACTAATCTATAAGGTCACAATCTTGATGTTATGTGAAAATGTCTGTTGAATTTAGAGGGAAAAATTAATGGATCATCTCAATGCTCACCTTACCACAGGGGTCACATAAATATTCACAATTTGTTGCAGCAACAAAGTCACAAATATTCCAACAGTCTAACATCATGACTTATAAATAGTCATGTCAAACAAAATATTCAAATCTCATGAAAGTACAAAAATAAACTATAGGAATGATAACTTAGTCAAACAATGGggaaaaaaaacttaaaacatACCATCTAACTAATGAAAAGATTACTCTTAACAAAAATGTTCTAGTGCTATACTTCTCTTGATTCCAATCATCATTTGGTAAAATTGCTCAATCACACCATCTTTTCTCTGTAATATAAACAGATCAAAATTCGTTAAATTTCaagattatataattattttacaaaGCCTATCACTAATGTAGAATCAACTTGTCAAAAGTACAATGCACATTTCACCTCTTAGATAACAAACTTCCACTGAAGGTGAGTTTTGAAGAAAAAACTCAACTATTAACTTGGCAACTTCTTCCTCAGACATAACAGGCATTTGCGCTAAATTTCTTTTTATCAGTGCTTTGGATAATTCATagtcaatttttttcatttttactcTCAGTTTCTTCAAATTACGCAATGAATGGAGTTTGACCTTCAATAAATCAGGAACTAAGGAGAGAGCCTACGCAATAAAGAATGACTGAGAATCATAATCATTTTAAGCAATAACGATATTTGCATATTCTATAAAAATATACCTGTAAAGTATTAGAAGAGACggttaaaattttgatattagcAAGCTCTAGCAACCAGCTAAGTAGAATTGTAGGAGCCTCTGCGTCATGTCTCCCAAAATATGCATCAATCTTTATGTGCTCAACAGAACTAAGCTGGCTCGCTTGTAACATTTTAAAAGGAGTACCGATAAAAGCAAAAGTACGAAGACTCGGAGTATATAACTCAATTGTGTTACCGTTCTTAGGTTCACAATGTATTCGTAAGGTTAATTTGACAAGTGTTGTACTTGATATACATAAGTTTTGTTCACctaaaatatcaaaacatataATCCTCAACTTAGTCAACCGGGGACATGACGAGAAAGGCTCTGTTCCACCATTAAACGTGACAAATGCTAAATCCAATTTAGTCAATGATGGCAAATTGAGAGAATTCGGAAATAATATTTTCTGTTTACCATAAAGTCTAGGGTAAACACAAAAGGCAAGAGATGTTAAAGTTTGACATGATAATAAGCTAGTCGGGAAGTGCGGAATATCACATCTGAGGAGGAGTATTAAGCGCTTGACATTACATGGAACAACGTATTTCAAAATCCTTTCGAATAGGTGAGGCTCTATGCTTTGTTGATGAGACAAATACAATTTGAGAGTATGTAGTGCTATTCCTTGATCGCGAAGAAACAAAAGGTGGGATACAAATTTGATGAAAAATTCAAGAGTCTCAAACCACTCAGAATGTAATGTAAGAGTGGAAAATTGTTTCCACAAATTCTTCCATCTTTTGGACAAAATACAAGTTTGAACGGCGTATTGAGTTGTTTTCATAAAAGAGAGAATGTGTAGTAGAACACTATCAGGTAAATCACTTAGTCTGTCTTTGTTTTCAATATGATCGGTTTTGTTGATGATTGTATCACTTGCCATGGAAAACTCAAACAACTGTGAAGAATAAAATCTGTAAGTGTAAAAGCAATTGTGATAATGAAATCATCATTAAACGAGAAGGGAAAAAAAATACCTTGTGTCTATGTCGATTTGTGAATTAGGAATgccgcaaagaaaaaagaaatcacTCAAATTCATATAATTAACCTATTTATCTaaaagtatcaaaaaaaaaaaactattcacCTAAATTAAAAAGTTTTTGACATGGTGAGCCCTAAAAATTAGTTGACCTAAGTTTATTCTCACTTTAAGTCatagaaaatattaatttttacttATGTATTTATTTGTTATAATTTTTGCTAAAAATTGTgtcatttatatatttatttatttatttttaaaattatgaatatTTGAAATATTATGTTGATCTCATCATAAAATTGAAatactaatatttatatatattttatgaaaattttaaaatactaatgTTTATATAAATTTGAAAATTGCATTCAGAGTGGACCCATTCAATTCGAAGACTTATATGTTCTAATTTAAAAATAGCAAAGTTAAAACTACTTAACAATTTTTAACTACAAGTATGGCCTTTTTATCTAGTATAGTTTGATAAAAgattaatta contains:
- the LOC131605927 gene encoding F-box protein At1g60400-like, whose product is MVQQDWLEALKGAATMDVALTRKEKTTMVEKAHITILLSLGDKVLRQVSKETTTMSLWSKLESLYKTKSLVNRLYLNQAIFYSSQLFEFSMASDTIINKTDHIENKDRLSDLPDSVLLHILSFMKTTQYAVQTCILSKRWKNLWKQFSTLTLHSEWFETLEFFIKFVSHLLFLRDQGIALHTLKLYLSHQQSIEPHLFERILKYVVPCNVKRLILLLRCDIPHFPTSLLSCQTLTSLAFCVYPRLYGKQKILFPNSLNLPSLTKLDLAFVTFNGGTEPFSSCPRLTKLRIICFDILGEQNLCISSTTLVKLTLRIHCEPKNGNTIELYTPSLRTFAFIGTPFKMLQASQLSSVEHIKIDAYFGRHDAEAPTILLSWLLELANIKILTVSSNTLQALSLVPDLLKVKLHSLRNLKKLRVKMKKIDYELSKALIKRNLAQMPVMSEEEVAKLIVEFFLQNSPSVEVCYLRGEMCIRKDGVIEQFYQMMIGIKRSIALEHFC